The window ACGTTCTCCTTGGGGACGAAGACATTCTCAAACACGAGCTCTCCCGTGTTGGAACCCCTCATGCCCATCTTGTCCAGCTTCCTCAGGCACTCGAAGCCCTCTGCCTTGTCCGTTTCGACGATGAATGCCGTGATGCCCTTTGATCCCCCATCAGGCACAGTCTTGGCGTAGACAATAACTATGTCTGCGTCTGGGCCATTGGTGATCCACATTTTGCTTCCGTTGAGGACGTAACCCCCGTCCACCTCCTTAGCTCTCGTCCGCATAGAAACAACATCACTGCCCGACCCGCTCTCACTCATGGCCAGGGCGCCAACCTTTGTCCCCGCAATCAAATCAGGCAAgaacttttctttttgttcctTTGAGCCATTAAGCTGAAGCTGGTTGACGCACAGCTGGGAGTGGGCAGCGTAGGAGAGGGCGATGGACCCCGAAGCGCGGGAGAGCTCCTCCATGACGATGCAGTGGGCTTGGTAACCAAGGCCTAGGCCGCCGACGGCAGGGTCGGCGGTTATACCTAGCAGACCGGCCTCTCCCAGCTTGAGCCACATGTCGGGGGGGAACTGGTTGGACTTGTCGGTTTCGGACGCGAGGGTTTCGGGGAGGGAGCGGCGGACGAATTCTTGCACTGTGGTGCGGAGTTCGGAGAGGtcggcgggggttgggggggtgaagCCCTCGGGGTGTTTGGAGGAGCCATAGTGGCGGgtggtttggaggaggtatGAGGATGTTGGTAAGGAGGTTGAGAGCGGTCTTGGGGAGGCCGTTAAGGAGGGGCAACCGAGGTTGGCTTTGGACAGACGGCCAAACTGGCGGCGGGGAACTGAGAGGATGGTTCGGGGGGTTGCTGTGCGCAACAGCGCGCGGGATGTGGAAGGGGTTGCCATTGTTGTGATGGTTTCAGTAGATTCAGagccaacgacgacgagtATGTGCGACAACAAGATGAGGAAGAAAGAAGTCAAGGAAGACTGTAGTTCGCGGGTGACTTCTCCCTGGCTTACACGGCCATCCAAATGCCAAGGCCGCGCAACACCCCGGCAGGCATGCGGGCAGCCGCTGATAGCAAGTGCTGGAGTGCGATTGAGCTCGGCTTTCCACGGCCTAAGCCGGCCCGGTCTGGTGTGGTAAGCCCACCTTCCAGGAACGACTTGGTTTCGAGGGGGGTTCACAAGTCGAAGGACGTCAGTGATGCTGATCGTGGGCTCCGAGTCTGGCCAGGGCCGCGGTAAACCGCTGAGCCGCGTTTCTGTTTTGCTTTGCTCTCGATCCCTTAACACCAATTCTCACGATTTTGCGCAACAGCACTatcccaccatctccaacatcatcgcAACTCCGTCGCAAGCATGCTTCCCCAAATATCGCGACAATTGAGTCGCCAATGCCGGCGCACTCCCCTTCTCCGTCCAACACCccatccctcatcaccaagaacaccacggtgcagcagcaggacAGTAGcaaccttcaccaccccccaccaatcctcctccatctccgtcatccccaccgccgtcgacccctcctcccccgaatACCTCGAAAACACCAAGCTCATGTCTGCCGCCATGTCCCGTCTCGAATCCCTCACCCGCAAAGCTCACCAGGGCGGTCCCGCAAAGGCAAAGGAAAAGCACCTCGCCAGAAAGAAGATGCTCCCCCGCGACAGGATCACGGCTTTGATTGACCCGGGGAGCACCTTTCTTGAACTTTCCCCCCTGGCCGGTCACGAGCTCTAccccgaggccgaggtgcCGTGCGGCGGTATTATCACCGGAGTGGGTGTTGTCGAGGGAGTGGAGTGCGTAATCGTTGCCAACGACAGCACTGTCAAGGGAGGGACATACTACCCTATCACGGTCAAAAAGCATCTTCGTGCGCAAGAGGTGGCAAAGGAGAACAACCTCCCGTGCATATACCTTGTTGATTCTGGAGGAGCGAACCTGCCGCACCAGTCGGATGTGTTCCCGGACAGGGAGCATTTCGGACGGATCTTCTACAACCAGGCGAGGATGTCCGCTGCGGGGGTTCCACAGAttgcggtggtgatggggcctTGCACTGCGGGAGGGGCGTATGTACCGGCCATGAGTGACGAGAGCATCATTGTGCAGGAGCAGGGTCACATCTTTCTTGCGGGGCCGCCGTTGGTCAAGGCGGCaacgggggaggtggtgagcccggaggagctggggggggggaagatgcATAGTAGCGTGAGTGGTGTGACGGATTACTTGGCGGTGGATGATGCCCATGCTGTTGtgctggcgaggaggtgCGTGAGTAACCTCAACTGGCCCAAGAAGACCGCACTGGTGAAGA is drawn from Podospora pseudocomata strain CBS 415.72m chromosome 1 map unlocalized CBS415.72m_1, whole genome shotgun sequence and contains these coding sequences:
- a CDS encoding uncharacterized protein (EggNog:ENOG503NW18; COG:E; COG:I); the protein is MATPSTSRALLRTATPRTILSVPRRQFGRLSKANLGCPSLTASPRPLSTSLPTSSYLLQTTRHYGSSKHPEGFTPPTPADLSELRTTVQEFVRRSLPETLASETDKSNQFPPDMWLKLGEAGLLGITADPAVGGLGLGYQAHCIVMEELSRASGSIALSYAAHSQLCVNQLQLNGSKEQKEKFLPDLIAGTKVGALAMSESGSGSDVVSMRTRAKEVDGGYVLNGSKMWITNGPDADIVIVYAKTVPDGGSKGITAFIVETDKAEGFECLRKLDKMGMRGSNTGELVFENVFVPKENVLGKVNGGVRVLMEGLDLERLVLSAGPLGLMQAALDVALPYAHGRKQFGTPIAQFQFMQGKLADMYTKLQASRAYTYATAKAVDEQADIRTQDCAGAILYAAERATECALDAIQILGGMGYTEEMPASRILRDAKLYEIGAGTSEVRRMVIGRAFNKEYAHLAN
- the MCCC2 gene encoding Methylcrotonoyl-CoA carboxylase beta chain, mitochondrial (COG:E; COG:I; EggNog:ENOG503NVWD); translation: MLPQISRQLSRQCRRTPLLRPTPHPSSPRTPRCSSRTVATFTTPHQSSSISVIPTAVDPSSPEYLENTKLMSAAMSRLESLTRKAHQGGPAKAKEKHLARKKMLPRDRITALIDPGSTFLELSPLAGHELYPEAEVPCGGIITGVGVVEGVECVIVANDSTVKGGTYYPITVKKHLRAQEVAKENNLPCIYLVDSGGANLPHQSDVFPDREHFGRIFYNQARMSAAGVPQIAVVMGPCTAGGAYVPAMSDESIIVQEQGHIFLAGPPLVKAATGEVVSPEELGGGKMHSSVSGVTDYLAVDDAHAVVLARRCVSNLNWPKKTALVKTYEEPVYDPEELLGIASTNLRKPLPIHEVIARIVDGSKFSEFKRDFGTTLVTGFAEIYGHKVGIVANNGILFSSSSLKGAHFIELCSQRGIPLVFLQNISGFMVGKDAEREGIAKNGAKLVTAVACADVPKFTVVVGGSYGAGNYGMCGRAYSPRFLWMWPNARVGVMGGEQLAKVMETVGKGVDEGLKDRIEKESDSVFSSARLWDDGVIPPQHTRRYLGLGLNAAMGGRNDVKAGATKFGVFRM